From the Sphingomonas mesophila genome, one window contains:
- a CDS encoding DOPA 4,5-dioxygenase family protein, with protein MPRSIRDFHVHLYFDPPELERARLLAGELVRRFDLPVGHFHERPVGPHPRGSVQLTVSPGRFGDVAQFLAVARDGLTIFAHASTGDDRADHTDHVIWFGPSEPLDLAPFD; from the coding sequence ATGCCAAGGTCGATCCGCGATTTCCACGTGCACCTCTATTTCGATCCGCCCGAGCTGGAGCGGGCGCGGCTGCTGGCCGGTGAACTCGTGCGCCGCTTCGACCTTCCGGTCGGTCACTTCCACGAGCGCCCGGTTGGCCCCCATCCGCGCGGCAGCGTCCAGCTCACCGTCTCGCCCGGGCGCTTCGGCGACGTCGCGCAGTTCCTCGCAGTGGCTCGGGACGGGCTGACAATCTTCGCCCACGCCTCGACCGGCGACGATCGCGCCGACCACACCGACCATGTCATCTGGTTCGGGCCGTCGGAGCCGCTCGACCTGGCGCCGTTCGACTAG